One part of the Sciurus carolinensis chromosome 4, mSciCar1.2, whole genome shotgun sequence genome encodes these proteins:
- the Nemp1 gene encoding nuclear envelope integral membrane protein 1 isoform X2, which translates to MLQESQVYNMNTSQQFCYKNVLVPKWHDIWTRIQIRVNSSTLVRVTQVDNEEKLKELEQFSIWNFFSSFLKEKLNDTYVNVGLYSTKTCLKVEIIEDTEYNVIVTRRFDPKLFLIFLLGLTLFFCGDLLSRSQVFYYSTGMSVGIVASLLIIIFILSKFMPRKSPIYVILVGGWSFSLYLIQLVFKNLQEIWRCYWQYLLSYILAVGFMSFAVCYKYGPLENERSINLLTWTLQLMGLGFMYSSIQIPHIALAVIIIALCTKNLEYPIQWLYITYRKMCKATEKPVPPRLLTEEEYRIQGEVETRRALEELREFCNSPDCSAWKTISRIQSPKRFADFVEGSFHLTPNEVSVHEQEYGLGSIIAQDEEASSEEEDSGSQHLIAIQNNFLT; encoded by the exons ATGCTTCAGGAATCCCAAGTTTATAATATGAATACCAGCCAACAATTCTGTTATAAAAATGTGCTTGTCCCAAAGTGGCATGATATATGGACACGGATACAG ATCCGGGTAAATAGTTCCACATTGGTCCGCGTCACCCAGGTGGACAATGAAGAGAAACTGAAGGAGCTAGAGCAGTTTAGTATCTggaactttttttcctcttttttaaaagagaaattgaatGACACCTATGTTAACGTGGGTCTATACAGCACAAAAACCTGCCTCAAAGTTGAAATTATAGAGGACACCGAGTACAATGTCATTGTGACCCGGA gatTTGACCCCAAactcttcctcattttcctccttggacttacattatttttttgtggAGACTTACTGAGCAG GAGTCAAGTTTTCTATTACTCCACGGGAATGAGTGTGGGAATTGTAGCTTCTCTACTAATCATCATTTTTATACTATCCAAATTCATGCCCAGG AAAAGTCCCATTTACGTCATCCTGGTGGGAGGCTGGTCCTTTTCTCTGTACCTCATTCAGCTAGTTTTTAAGAATTTACAAGAGATCTGGAGGTGTTACTGGCAGTATCTTTTAA GCTACATCCTTGCAGTTGGATTCATGAGTTTTGCAGTATGTTACAAGTATGGGCCCTTGGAGAATGAACGAAGTATCAACCTGCTGACTTGGACCTTGCAGCTGATGGGCCTGGGTTTCATGTATTCCAGCATCCAGATACCTCACATTGCCCTTGCCGTTATCATCATTGCACTGTGTACTAAGAACCTGGAGTACCCTATTCAGTGGCTGTACATCACCTACAG AAAGATGTGTAAGGCAACAGAAAAGCCTGTCCCCCCTCGTCTCCTGACAGAAGAAGAATATCGTATCCAAGGAGAGGTAGAGACCCGAAGGGCTTTAGAGGAGCTCCGAGAATTTTGTAACAGCCCAGACTGCTCTGCTTGGAAGACAATTTCTCGAATCCAGTCTCCAAAAAG ATTTGCTGACTTTGTAGAAGGTTCTTTCCATCTCACACCAAATGAAGTTTCCGTCCATGAACAGGAGTATGGATTAGGGAGCATTATTGCCCAGGATGAGGAAGCATCTTCTGAGGAGGAAGACTCAGGTTCTCAGCACCTCATTGCCATACAGAACAATTTCCTGACTTAA
- the Nemp1 gene encoding nuclear envelope integral membrane protein 1 isoform X1 — protein MAGGIKVAVSPAVGPGSWGWGAGVGGAVRLFLVLSGCLVCGSAGIDVNVIMLQESQVYNMNTSQQFCYKNVLVPKWHDIWTRIQIRVNSSTLVRVTQVDNEEKLKELEQFSIWNFFSSFLKEKLNDTYVNVGLYSTKTCLKVEIIEDTEYNVIVTRRFDPKLFLIFLLGLTLFFCGDLLSRSQVFYYSTGMSVGIVASLLIIIFILSKFMPRKSPIYVILVGGWSFSLYLIQLVFKNLQEIWRCYWQYLLSYILAVGFMSFAVCYKYGPLENERSINLLTWTLQLMGLGFMYSSIQIPHIALAVIIIALCTKNLEYPIQWLYITYRKMCKATEKPVPPRLLTEEEYRIQGEVETRRALEELREFCNSPDCSAWKTISRIQSPKRFADFVEGSFHLTPNEVSVHEQEYGLGSIIAQDEEASSEEEDSGSQHLIAIQNNFLT, from the exons CCGGAATTGATGTAAATGTGATCATGCTTCAGGAATCCCAAGTTTATAATATGAATACCAGCCAACAATTCTGTTATAAAAATGTGCTTGTCCCAAAGTGGCATGATATATGGACACGGATACAG ATCCGGGTAAATAGTTCCACATTGGTCCGCGTCACCCAGGTGGACAATGAAGAGAAACTGAAGGAGCTAGAGCAGTTTAGTATCTggaactttttttcctcttttttaaaagagaaattgaatGACACCTATGTTAACGTGGGTCTATACAGCACAAAAACCTGCCTCAAAGTTGAAATTATAGAGGACACCGAGTACAATGTCATTGTGACCCGGA gatTTGACCCCAAactcttcctcattttcctccttggacttacattatttttttgtggAGACTTACTGAGCAG GAGTCAAGTTTTCTATTACTCCACGGGAATGAGTGTGGGAATTGTAGCTTCTCTACTAATCATCATTTTTATACTATCCAAATTCATGCCCAGG AAAAGTCCCATTTACGTCATCCTGGTGGGAGGCTGGTCCTTTTCTCTGTACCTCATTCAGCTAGTTTTTAAGAATTTACAAGAGATCTGGAGGTGTTACTGGCAGTATCTTTTAA GCTACATCCTTGCAGTTGGATTCATGAGTTTTGCAGTATGTTACAAGTATGGGCCCTTGGAGAATGAACGAAGTATCAACCTGCTGACTTGGACCTTGCAGCTGATGGGCCTGGGTTTCATGTATTCCAGCATCCAGATACCTCACATTGCCCTTGCCGTTATCATCATTGCACTGTGTACTAAGAACCTGGAGTACCCTATTCAGTGGCTGTACATCACCTACAG AAAGATGTGTAAGGCAACAGAAAAGCCTGTCCCCCCTCGTCTCCTGACAGAAGAAGAATATCGTATCCAAGGAGAGGTAGAGACCCGAAGGGCTTTAGAGGAGCTCCGAGAATTTTGTAACAGCCCAGACTGCTCTGCTTGGAAGACAATTTCTCGAATCCAGTCTCCAAAAAG ATTTGCTGACTTTGTAGAAGGTTCTTTCCATCTCACACCAAATGAAGTTTCCGTCCATGAACAGGAGTATGGATTAGGGAGCATTATTGCCCAGGATGAGGAAGCATCTTCTGAGGAGGAAGACTCAGGTTCTCAGCACCTCATTGCCATACAGAACAATTTCCTGACTTAA